One window of Staphylococcus chromogenes genomic DNA carries:
- a CDS encoding PTS lactose/cellobiose transporter subunit IIA, with protein sequence MNREEVTMLGFEIVAYAGDARSKYLEALNVAQTGDYAKAEQLIEEGNQCIVNAHNAQTSLLQKEAAGDDIAYSVTMMHGQDHLMTTLLLKDMLKHIIELYKRGS encoded by the coding sequence ATGAACAGAGAAGAAGTTACAATGTTAGGGTTTGAAATCGTTGCTTATGCTGGAGATGCACGTTCTAAATATTTAGAAGCTTTAAATGTTGCGCAAACAGGAGATTATGCGAAAGCGGAACAATTAATCGAAGAAGGCAACCAATGTATTGTTAATGCACATAATGCACAAACCTCTTTATTACAAAAAGAAGCGGCAGGTGATGATATCGCATACAGTGTGACGATGATGCATGGCCAAGATCACCTTATGACAACATTATTATTAAAAGATATGTTAAAGCACATCATTGAATTATACAAAAGAGGGAGTTAA
- the lacD gene encoding tagatose-bisphosphate aldolase, protein MSSKQTFLEQVSNENGIISALAFDQRGALKRMMAKYQTGEPQVEDIETLKKLVSEELTPYASSILLDPEYGLPATQVRHPEAGLLLAYEKTGYDVNAKGRLPDCLVDWSAKRIKEAGAHAVKFLLYYDIDDEEAINNQKEAYIERIGSECKAEDIPFFLEILAYDDTIEDNKGPEYAKVKPRKVIEAMRVFSNERFGVDVLKVEVPVDMNYVEGFGEGEAVYTQEEAAAYFKQQDEATELPYIYLSAGVSAQLFQDTLRFASKAGAQFNGVLCGRATWAGSVEAYIKEGETAAREWLRSEGYRNISELNNVLKDTAVSYKKHV, encoded by the coding sequence ATGAGCTCAAAACAAACATTTTTAGAACAAGTCAGTAACGAAAACGGTATTATTTCTGCGCTTGCCTTTGATCAACGTGGCGCATTAAAACGTATGATGGCCAAATATCAAACAGGAGAACCTCAAGTAGAAGACATCGAAACTTTAAAAAAATTAGTTTCTGAAGAACTAACGCCTTATGCATCATCTATTTTATTAGACCCTGAATACGGCTTACCTGCGACACAAGTCCGTCATCCTGAAGCAGGGCTCTTATTAGCTTATGAGAAAACCGGCTATGACGTAAATGCTAAAGGTCGTTTACCAGACTGCTTAGTCGACTGGTCAGCAAAACGTATTAAAGAAGCTGGCGCACACGCTGTGAAATTCTTACTTTATTACGATATTGATGATGAGGAAGCGATTAATAATCAAAAAGAAGCCTATATTGAACGTATAGGTTCTGAATGTAAAGCGGAAGATATTCCGTTTTTCTTAGAAATTTTAGCGTATGATGACACGATTGAAGACAATAAAGGACCAGAATATGCCAAAGTAAAACCACGTAAAGTGATTGAAGCAATGCGTGTTTTTTCAAATGAACGTTTTGGTGTAGATGTTTTAAAAGTCGAAGTTCCAGTAGATATGAATTATGTGGAAGGATTTGGTGAAGGGGAAGCGGTCTATACGCAAGAAGAAGCGGCTGCTTACTTTAAACAACAAGACGAAGCCACAGAACTTCCTTACATTTATTTAAGTGCAGGGGTGTCAGCACAATTATTCCAAGACACATTACGTTTTGCATCTAAAGCTGGCGCTCAATTTAACGGTGTACTGTGTGGACGTGCCACTTGGGCAGGTTCAGTAGAAGCCTACATTAAAGAAGGCGAAACAGCAGCAAGAGAATGGTTACGTTCAGAAGGATACCGCAATATTAGCGAATTAAACAACGTTTTAAAGGACACAGCCGTATCATACAAAAAGCATGTTTAA